One part of the Vibrio hyugaensis genome encodes these proteins:
- a CDS encoding ABC transporter ATP-binding protein — translation MTIEFSNFSFRYESLDKPTLKNINLRIEKGEKIVIIGPSGSGKSTLGQCLNGLIPHAIKGETSGKLTINGQDTAPFDMHQFTEQVGTVLQDTDSQFVGLSIGEDIAFALENQLLSNIDMYPLVKATARMVDLEQMLDRSPHDLSGGQKQRVSLAGILVDDVDILLFDEPLAALDPKTGKKTIEIIDDLHQKTGKTIVIIEHRLEDVLHRSVDRVILMESGEIIADSTPDEILASPLLEEYGIREPLYLSALKEAGCAIEGEAKPSSLNTLPLLQYQSAVNTWFETSQVAEVATPTDTLLEVRDLTYSYDGEKNALEGVSFDVKRGEFLSVLGKNGSGKSTITKLVMGVIEPDNGAMILNGQDLNELSIFERSQKVGVVMQNPNHMISHHMIFDEVAFGLRNRGVEEKQIEAKVLAVLALCGLSKYRHWPIEALSYGQKKRVTIASILALEPELLILDEPTAGQDYRNYTSMLSFIEKLNRELGITVMIISHDMHLVLEYTTRSIVIADSKLIADAPMTEVFSNPVLLDQANLTTTSLYELATQLNIENTNGFMQHFIDVEKTHRSNLAAQTLTSNDSSGNESLESVVA, via the coding sequence ATGACAATCGAATTTTCTAACTTCTCTTTTAGATATGAGTCGCTGGACAAACCGACGCTAAAAAATATCAATCTAAGGATAGAGAAAGGAGAGAAAATCGTCATTATCGGTCCAAGTGGTAGTGGTAAATCAACCCTTGGCCAATGTCTTAACGGACTAATCCCACATGCGATTAAAGGGGAAACCAGTGGCAAGCTGACCATTAATGGTCAAGACACCGCCCCTTTTGACATGCACCAATTCACCGAACAAGTTGGCACCGTATTACAAGACACAGATAGTCAATTTGTTGGTTTGAGTATTGGCGAAGATATCGCGTTTGCGTTGGAAAACCAGCTACTCTCTAATATCGACATGTACCCGTTGGTCAAAGCGACCGCAAGAATGGTCGATTTAGAACAGATGCTAGATCGCTCCCCTCATGATTTATCCGGTGGTCAAAAACAGCGTGTTTCTTTGGCCGGTATTTTGGTGGACGACGTTGACATCTTATTGTTTGACGAACCACTTGCCGCACTTGACCCAAAGACGGGTAAAAAGACCATCGAGATCATTGATGACCTTCACCAAAAAACTGGCAAAACCATCGTCATCATCGAGCATCGCCTTGAGGATGTACTGCATCGCTCGGTAGACCGTGTAATCTTGATGGAAAGTGGCGAAATCATTGCTGATAGTACTCCTGATGAAATCTTAGCATCGCCTCTTCTCGAAGAATATGGTATTCGCGAACCGTTGTATCTTTCTGCGTTGAAAGAAGCGGGTTGCGCCATCGAAGGCGAAGCAAAACCATCAAGCTTAAACACATTACCACTGTTGCAATACCAATCCGCTGTAAATACTTGGTTCGAAACATCACAAGTAGCAGAGGTTGCAACCCCAACCGATACGCTTTTAGAAGTTCGTGATCTTACTTACTCATACGACGGCGAAAAGAACGCGCTTGAAGGGGTCAGCTTTGATGTCAAACGCGGTGAGTTTTTATCGGTATTGGGTAAGAATGGCTCAGGAAAATCAACCATCACAAAACTGGTGATGGGTGTTATTGAACCTGATAACGGCGCGATGATCTTGAATGGTCAGGACCTCAATGAACTGAGCATTTTTGAGCGCAGCCAAAAGGTTGGCGTGGTGATGCAAAACCCAAATCATATGATTTCCCATCACATGATTTTTGACGAAGTGGCTTTTGGTCTACGCAACCGTGGCGTTGAAGAGAAACAAATCGAAGCGAAGGTATTAGCAGTCCTTGCGCTGTGTGGTTTGAGTAAGTACCGCCACTGGCCTATTGAAGCGCTGAGCTACGGTCAGAAAAAGCGCGTAACCATTGCTTCGATTCTTGCATTAGAACCTGAACTACTGATTCTTGATGAGCCAACGGCTGGTCAGGATTACCGTAACTACACTTCTATGTTGAGCTTTATTGAGAAGCTTAACCGTGAACTTGGCATTACGGTGATGATCATCTCTCACGACATGCACTTGGTATTGGAATACACCACTCGTTCAATCGTGATTGCCGACAGCAAACTGATTGCCGACGCGCCAATGACAGAAGTGTTCAGTAACCCTGTTTTGTTAGATCAAGCGAACCTAACCACAACCAGTTTGTATGAACTGGCGACTCAATTAAACATCGAGAATACCAACGGTTTTATGCAGCATTTTATTGATGTGGAAAAAACACATCGCTCAAACCTTGCAGCCCAAACGTTGACATCAAATGACAGCTCTGGAAATGAAAGCCTTGAGAGTGTAGTGGCATGA
- a CDS encoding HlyD family secretion protein: protein MDLLLVLTYAALCIAIFKIFNIPLNKWTVPTAVLGGVVLVGTLILLMNYNHPFTQIGNQVFSTTPVVSGVRGRVIEVPVQPNQPLQKGDVLFRIDPVPFQAEVDRLRAKVKEASQGALGLESSVQEAEAAVLKALAERDKAQREFDRYQRGFDRGAFTEQQLDTRRQAFKAAQAALEVAQSKQEQAQIALDSEVGGENTQVASLLAELRKAEFNLEQTVVTAPTDGYVTQLALRPGVMAVPLPLAPVMTFVHTEEKLYTAAFRQNSLQRLEPGFEAEFMFRALPGNVFKGEVVEVLPAIGESQFQARGSLLGTEALRTSGRVFVTLKITDDLEEYHLPMGTAVEVAVYSDSFTHVSIMRKVLIRMKSWQNYLYLDH, encoded by the coding sequence ATGGATTTACTACTGGTTCTGACTTACGCCGCGCTGTGTATCGCGATTTTTAAAATTTTTAATATACCACTCAATAAATGGACCGTACCAACTGCCGTATTAGGTGGTGTTGTGCTTGTCGGTACATTGATCTTATTGATGAACTACAACCACCCGTTCACGCAAATTGGTAACCAAGTGTTCTCAACCACACCTGTCGTATCTGGCGTTCGTGGCCGAGTGATTGAAGTACCTGTACAACCAAACCAACCTCTGCAAAAAGGCGATGTACTTTTCCGTATTGACCCAGTACCTTTCCAAGCCGAAGTCGATAGACTACGTGCAAAAGTGAAAGAAGCAAGCCAAGGTGCACTTGGTTTAGAATCTAGCGTGCAAGAAGCTGAAGCAGCCGTGCTAAAAGCGCTTGCAGAACGTGATAAAGCACAACGCGAATTCGACCGTTACCAGCGTGGCTTCGACCGTGGTGCATTCACAGAACAACAATTGGATACTCGTCGCCAAGCATTTAAAGCCGCACAAGCCGCTTTAGAAGTCGCGCAATCTAAACAAGAACAAGCACAAATCGCCTTGGACTCAGAAGTTGGTGGAGAGAATACGCAAGTCGCCTCACTATTGGCAGAGCTAAGAAAAGCTGAGTTCAATCTAGAGCAAACCGTGGTTACCGCACCAACCGATGGTTACGTTACACAGTTAGCTCTGCGACCAGGTGTTATGGCGGTACCTTTACCGCTAGCACCGGTAATGACATTTGTGCATACCGAAGAAAAGCTCTATACGGCAGCCTTTCGTCAAAACTCATTACAGCGCCTTGAGCCAGGATTTGAAGCCGAGTTTATGTTCCGAGCTCTACCGGGCAACGTGTTTAAAGGCGAAGTTGTTGAAGTGCTACCAGCGATTGGTGAGAGTCAATTCCAAGCCCGTGGTTCACTGCTGGGCACAGAAGCACTGCGCACTAGCGGTCGCGTATTTGTTACCTTAAAAATCACCGATGACCTAGAAGAGTACCACCTACCTATGGGTACGGCAGTAGAGGTGGCGGTTTACTCGGACAGTTTCACCCATGTGTCTATCATGCGTAAGGTTCTTATTCGTATGAAGAGCTGGCAAAACTACCTATACCTAGATCATTAA
- a CDS encoding GNAT family N-acetyltransferase translates to MEIIVRPTTVEDATALVEIYSQPKAQRETLQLPKPSLAMWVNRLSNMPTGVYSYVAEVDGKVVGNIGFHHSQRPRTSHTASFGIGVHDEFHGLGVGSALISTVTELADNWLNVRRIQIEVNTDNEAAIGLYKKHGFEIEGELVDASFRDGEFINTYSLARINKPKN, encoded by the coding sequence ATGGAAATCATCGTACGTCCAACCACTGTTGAAGACGCCACTGCGCTAGTCGAAATTTATTCACAACCAAAAGCACAACGTGAAACCTTGCAACTCCCTAAGCCATCACTCGCGATGTGGGTCAACCGACTATCCAACATGCCTACAGGCGTTTACAGTTATGTCGCAGAAGTCGATGGTAAGGTGGTCGGAAACATTGGCTTTCATCATTCCCAACGTCCAAGAACATCGCACACGGCCTCGTTTGGAATCGGTGTGCACGATGAGTTTCACGGTTTAGGGGTCGGCAGCGCGTTGATCAGCACCGTAACAGAGCTCGCCGACAACTGGCTTAATGTTCGACGTATTCAAATCGAAGTGAACACCGATAACGAAGCTGCCATTGGCTTATACAAGAAACACGGTTTTGAAATAGAAGGTGAATTGGTCGATGCCTCTTTTAGAGACGGTGAGTTTATTAATACTTACAGCCTGGCTCGTATCAATAAACCGAAAAACTAA
- a CDS encoding MFS transporter — MDSSSKSWRTPQNFLLLISIIVPIAFSTWMALLNNFVIEKANFDGADIGLLQSVREIPGFLAFTVVFVLLFIREQRFMLVSLAMLTLGTALTGYFPSLFGLLFTTLLMSTGFHYFETLKQSLSLQWLTKEEAPEMLGKFISVGALASLITYGAIWILLEQLKLEFKTVYLLAGGIGFVLILVMAFAFPEFKTEVPQNKKLVLRKRYWLYYALTFMSGARRQIFTVFAGFLMVEKFGYSAADITLLFLINYVFNFLFAKRIGRFIGAVGERKALMFEYVGLIFVFVGYGLVQTAEWAAALYVVDHLFFALALAIKTYFQKIADPADMASTAGVAFTINHIAAVVIPVTFGVIWLVSPSSVFYIGAGMAAVSLLLSLNIPAKPEEGNETRVLKWS, encoded by the coding sequence ATGGACTCGTCATCTAAGAGTTGGAGAACTCCGCAAAATTTCCTCCTGCTTATTTCTATTATTGTACCGATAGCTTTCTCTACTTGGATGGCGTTGTTGAACAACTTCGTGATCGAAAAAGCCAATTTTGATGGCGCAGACATCGGTCTGCTGCAAAGTGTACGTGAGATCCCCGGCTTTCTGGCGTTTACTGTTGTGTTTGTTTTACTGTTTATTCGAGAGCAGCGCTTTATGTTGGTTTCTCTCGCTATGCTCACATTGGGTACAGCATTAACAGGTTACTTCCCATCTTTATTTGGTCTTCTTTTTACCACCTTGTTGATGTCGACTGGTTTTCATTACTTTGAAACGTTAAAGCAATCCCTTTCTTTGCAATGGCTAACCAAAGAAGAAGCACCAGAAATGTTAGGCAAATTTATATCGGTTGGTGCACTAGCGTCTTTGATTACTTATGGTGCGATTTGGATTCTGCTTGAGCAGCTCAAATTAGAATTCAAAACGGTTTACTTGCTGGCGGGCGGTATCGGTTTTGTATTGATTCTGGTGATGGCGTTTGCGTTCCCTGAATTCAAAACCGAAGTTCCACAAAACAAAAAGTTGGTGCTGCGTAAGCGTTACTGGCTTTATTATGCATTGACCTTTATGAGCGGTGCTCGCCGTCAGATATTTACGGTGTTTGCTGGCTTCCTGATGGTAGAGAAGTTTGGTTACTCAGCGGCGGATATTACCTTGCTGTTCCTTATCAACTACGTGTTTAACTTCCTATTTGCTAAACGTATTGGTCGTTTCATTGGTGCGGTAGGTGAGCGTAAAGCATTAATGTTTGAATACGTAGGACTCATCTTTGTGTTTGTTGGCTATGGCTTAGTTCAAACGGCGGAGTGGGCGGCAGCGTTGTATGTTGTGGATCATTTGTTCTTTGCGCTGGCACTCGCAATCAAAACTTACTTCCAGAAAATAGCCGATCCGGCGGACATGGCTTCAACGGCTGGTGTGGCGTTTACCATTAACCATATTGCAGCGGTTGTGATTCCGGTAACCTTTGGTGTGATTTGGTTGGTTTCTCCTTCTAGCGTGTTCTATATTGGTGCGGGTATGGCTGCGGTTAGCCTACTATTGTCTTTGAATATTCCTGCGAAACCAGAAGAGGGTAACGAGACACGAGTGCTCAAATGGAGCTAA
- a CDS encoding GNAT family N-acetyltransferase codes for MHKVIHDTVNQIFWVDLDQNHKAKVVYKIENEEMHITSTLIPEEARGKGYGKVMMEAVLPEIEALGYSIVPVCPYVIKYMATNPEWTYLLA; via the coding sequence ATGCATAAAGTGATACATGACACAGTAAATCAGATTTTTTGGGTCGATTTAGACCAAAATCATAAAGCGAAAGTGGTTTACAAAATCGAAAATGAAGAGATGCACATTACCTCAACGCTTATTCCAGAAGAGGCCCGTGGAAAAGGTTATGGGAAAGTTATGATGGAAGCGGTGTTACCAGAAATTGAAGCTCTAGGTTACAGCATTGTGCCAGTTTGCCCATACGTGATTAAATACATGGCGACAAACCCTGAATGGACGTATTTACTTGCTTAA
- a CDS encoding metalloregulator ArsR/SmtB family transcription factor: protein MMKKQVLFLCTGNSARSQLAEAIFNQMAGDLFHADSAGFHPSEVDSRVFEILDAHSIKGEALHSKDYADVANKPYDFVITLCDNAKDECVIFEQQVNQLHWNLTDPKPLEGIKPFQDTAKDLIERISLFLLLNSEENGTHVDPSSFFKLMSDPLRLKILMLLKDEQDLTVTDLKNALDESQPKVSRHLALLRDTTFLKDTRHGLWIHYRLSPSLPMWIKHLLQIVRVGNPGIINVEKNRLKTAQQTEQ, encoded by the coding sequence ATTATGAAAAAACAAGTCCTGTTTCTTTGCACTGGTAATTCTGCACGCTCTCAACTTGCTGAAGCGATATTTAACCAAATGGCCGGGGATCTTTTTCATGCCGACAGCGCGGGCTTTCATCCTAGCGAAGTAGATTCAAGAGTGTTTGAGATACTAGATGCGCATTCGATAAAAGGGGAAGCGCTGCATTCGAAAGACTATGCCGACGTTGCTAACAAACCTTATGACTTCGTCATTACCTTGTGCGATAACGCGAAAGATGAATGTGTGATCTTCGAGCAACAGGTTAACCAACTTCACTGGAATCTAACCGATCCTAAACCTCTCGAAGGCATTAAACCTTTCCAAGACACTGCAAAAGATCTGATTGAACGCATTAGCTTATTTTTACTTCTAAACAGTGAAGAAAACGGCACACACGTTGATCCTAGCAGTTTTTTCAAGTTGATGAGCGATCCACTGCGTTTGAAAATTTTGATGCTTCTTAAAGATGAACAAGATCTTACGGTTACTGACCTCAAAAATGCCTTAGATGAAAGCCAACCAAAAGTGTCTCGTCACCTAGCACTGCTGCGCGACACTACTTTCTTGAAGGATACACGTCATGGTTTGTGGATTCACTATCGGCTTTCTCCTTCGTTACCGATGTGGATCAAGCACCTTCTACAAATTGTGCGTGTCGGTAACCCGGGCATCATTAACGTTGAAAAGAACCGCTTGAAAACCGCACAACAAACCGAGCAATAA
- a CDS encoding phosphotransferase translates to MNNPLYQSIGDELNLGRLYRIDVIQSLWGGYGELVRLTFPSRSIIVKHVQLPKPLQHPRGWNTDRSHQRKLHSYQVEVSWYKYFSQMVDERCRIPQGLKCFQNETEWLIVMEDLALAGYPNVMKNASKAQMKACLEWLANFHARYIGVRHDALWKTGTYWHLDTRPDELAALQDARLKKRAGLIDQTLQQARFQTLIHGDAKLANFCFNQQNSSVAAVDFQYVGHGCAMKDVALFMSSAVDPNDCAEMESWVLDTYFDALNVALKHYQTELEPSEVEQEWRPLFAVAWADFQRFVKGWSPDHWKINPYTEALTKRALDSLG, encoded by the coding sequence ATGAATAATCCACTATATCAAAGTATCGGAGACGAACTGAATCTAGGTCGCCTTTATCGCATAGATGTGATCCAATCTTTATGGGGCGGCTATGGGGAGTTGGTCCGACTGACTTTTCCAAGCCGTTCTATCATTGTTAAACACGTCCAATTACCTAAGCCGTTACAACATCCTAGAGGTTGGAATACTGACCGCTCGCATCAACGTAAGCTGCATTCTTATCAAGTTGAGGTGAGTTGGTATAAATACTTCAGTCAAATGGTTGATGAGCGTTGTCGAATTCCTCAAGGGCTTAAATGCTTTCAGAATGAAACGGAATGGTTGATCGTGATGGAAGATCTTGCTCTGGCGGGGTATCCAAATGTAATGAAAAATGCAAGCAAAGCCCAAATGAAAGCGTGTTTAGAATGGCTTGCTAACTTTCATGCGCGATACATTGGAGTTCGTCATGATGCTTTGTGGAAAACGGGAACGTATTGGCACTTAGATACTCGACCTGATGAATTGGCAGCCCTTCAAGATGCTCGGTTGAAAAAGAGGGCAGGGTTAATTGACCAAACTCTGCAACAAGCGCGATTTCAAACCTTGATTCATGGCGATGCCAAGCTTGCTAACTTCTGCTTTAATCAACAAAACTCGTCAGTTGCGGCGGTGGATTTTCAATACGTTGGCCATGGTTGCGCGATGAAAGATGTCGCGTTGTTTATGAGTAGCGCCGTCGATCCAAATGATTGTGCTGAGATGGAATCTTGGGTGCTCGATACCTATTTTGATGCGTTAAATGTGGCACTGAAACATTATCAAACCGAGTTAGAACCATCTGAGGTCGAACAAGAGTGGCGACCTTTATTTGCAGTGGCTTGGGCGGATTTTCAACGCTTTGTAAAAGGATGGAGTCCAGATCATTGGAAGATTAACCCTTATACCGAAGCGCTCACCAAACGTGCCCTGGACTCTTTGGGGTAG
- a CDS encoding energy-coupling factor transporter transmembrane component T family protein, translating to MKDNKMKFGINYIDTQSPLHKLNGITKFLLFIAWVTVVLTTFDLRIIALLIMAGLGLLKMTKVPFHVYKPLLIGTGSVLLVNALFMFALAPQQGSEYMGSTTVLLSLPGNYSLTQETLFYLVTVTLKYFSMFPIALVFVFTTHPTEFAASLNRMGVPYKIAYAVSLTLRYLPEVKKDFVNIMHAQQARGVELSKKAPLFTRMKNVSKILGPLIFSSLDRADQISNAMTLRGFGRHSSRTWYSLKPLTKADMVCMAGIAVIVAAAISKRVLDTQLFWYPF from the coding sequence ATGAAAGATAATAAGATGAAGTTTGGTATCAATTACATCGATACCCAATCGCCATTACACAAACTCAACGGTATTACTAAGTTTCTATTGTTCATTGCGTGGGTAACGGTTGTATTAACGACCTTTGATCTACGCATCATCGCGTTACTTATTATGGCTGGCCTTGGCTTGTTAAAAATGACCAAAGTGCCTTTTCATGTTTACAAGCCGTTGTTGATTGGTACAGGCAGCGTATTATTGGTTAATGCACTGTTTATGTTTGCATTAGCGCCGCAGCAAGGCAGTGAATACATGGGGTCAACAACAGTATTGTTGTCGTTGCCAGGTAATTACTCACTTACTCAAGAGACTTTGTTCTATCTGGTCACCGTGACACTGAAATATTTCAGCATGTTCCCAATTGCTTTGGTGTTTGTATTTACCACGCATCCTACTGAATTTGCGGCAAGTTTGAACCGCATGGGGGTACCTTACAAAATCGCTTATGCCGTCAGTTTGACCTTACGTTACTTGCCGGAAGTAAAAAAGGACTTCGTGAACATCATGCACGCTCAACAAGCTCGTGGTGTTGAACTGAGCAAGAAAGCGCCGTTGTTTACCCGTATGAAGAACGTTTCTAAGATCTTAGGCCCGCTGATTTTCTCTAGCCTAGATCGCGCCGACCAAATCTCTAACGCGATGACATTGCGTGGTTTTGGTCGTCATTCTTCTCGTACTTGGTACAGCCTAAAGCCGCTGACCAAAGCCGATATGGTGTGTATGGCAGGCATCGCCGTGATTGTTGCCGCGGCGATTAGCAAACGCGTTCTAGACACTCAACTGTTCTGGTATCCGTTCTAA
- the napH gene encoding quinol dehydrogenase ferredoxin subunit NapH, producing MTKSLAKDAGKEAIEKLGWWHAHRFLILRRICQVSIIGLFMAGPTWGILQGNLSSSMLLNTVPLSDPLIVLQSLATGHIPELNVFLGVAIVVVFYAILAPRAFCAWVCPLNVVTDLAAWLRRKLNLKASYRWSPKIRYWLIPVLMIGSAISGSVLWIWLDPVAALHRGLVFGMGAGWVLTLLVFVLDLLLVEHGWCGHLCPLGATYGVIGSKSLFRVTAVHREDCTKCMDCFYVCPEPEILRQPLKEGDRRVMDQTCISCGRCIDVCPEKVFEFHNRLTVKNID from the coding sequence ATGACCAAGAGCTTAGCGAAAGATGCAGGGAAAGAAGCCATTGAAAAATTGGGTTGGTGGCACGCCCATCGTTTTTTGATTCTTCGTCGAATTTGCCAAGTCAGCATCATAGGTTTGTTTATGGCGGGGCCGACCTGGGGTATTCTGCAAGGTAACTTGTCTTCCAGTATGTTACTCAATACCGTGCCATTGAGTGATCCTTTGATCGTATTGCAATCCCTTGCGACAGGTCATATCCCAGAGCTCAATGTTTTCCTTGGTGTTGCCATTGTCGTGGTGTTCTACGCTATTTTAGCGCCGCGCGCCTTTTGTGCTTGGGTGTGCCCATTAAATGTGGTCACCGATTTGGCGGCGTGGCTACGAAGAAAGCTGAACCTCAAAGCCAGCTACCGTTGGTCGCCTAAGATCCGTTATTGGCTTATCCCTGTCTTAATGATTGGCAGTGCGATTTCTGGCTCTGTACTTTGGATTTGGTTAGATCCAGTCGCCGCGCTACATCGAGGCTTAGTGTTTGGCATGGGGGCTGGGTGGGTACTTACCCTGCTTGTGTTTGTGCTTGATTTATTACTTGTGGAACACGGCTGGTGTGGGCACTTGTGCCCTTTGGGTGCGACCTACGGAGTGATTGGTAGCAAAAGTTTGTTCCGAGTTACGGCTGTACATCGAGAGGATTGCACAAAATGTATGGATTGTTTCTATGTCTGCCCAGAGCCTGAGATCTTGCGTCAGCCATTAAAAGAAGGCGACAGAAGAGTCATGGACCAAACTTGTATCAGCTGTGGTCGTTGCATAGACGTTTGCCCGGAGAAGGTGTTCGAGTTCCACAATCGTTTAACCGTCAAAAATATTGATTGA
- the napG gene encoding ferredoxin-type protein NapG: MKSSQSKVSQSRRRFLRDTARTAAGVGAAACVLGLQSLQSQARETKGVPIRPPGALPEGDFESACIRCGLCVQACPYDTLKLASLLSPVATGSPYFTARDIPCEMCEDIPCVVACPSGALDHDLTDIDDARMGTAVLIDHETCLNWQGLRCDVCYRVCPLIDEAITLENIRNDRTGYHAKLIPTVHSDVCTGCGKCEQACVLDVAAIKVVPTDLAKGKLGSHYNFGWQEIDKPLENVLPEENPVPSGALESLKGGQ; the protein is encoded by the coding sequence ATGAAATCCTCTCAGTCAAAAGTCTCGCAAAGTCGACGTCGATTCTTGCGTGATACTGCCCGGACGGCGGCAGGTGTCGGTGCCGCTGCTTGCGTTCTTGGCTTACAGTCATTACAAAGCCAAGCACGGGAAACAAAAGGTGTGCCTATTCGCCCGCCAGGTGCATTACCGGAAGGGGATTTCGAATCAGCATGTATTCGATGTGGGTTGTGTGTTCAGGCGTGCCCTTATGACACCTTAAAATTGGCGAGCTTATTGTCCCCAGTAGCCACCGGCTCACCTTACTTTACAGCCCGAGATATTCCCTGCGAAATGTGCGAAGACATTCCTTGTGTCGTCGCTTGTCCAAGTGGCGCTCTCGATCACGATCTAACGGATATTGACGATGCGCGTATGGGGACTGCCGTGCTCATCGATCATGAGACCTGTCTGAACTGGCAAGGTTTGCGTTGCGATGTTTGTTACCGCGTCTGCCCGCTAATTGATGAAGCGATAACGCTGGAGAACATTCGTAATGATAGAACAGGTTACCATGCAAAGCTGATTCCTACGGTTCATTCCGATGTCTGTACGGGTTGTGGCAAATGCGAGCAAGCTTGTGTGCTTGATGTGGCTGCGATCAAAGTGGTGCCAACGGATCTAGCGAAAGGTAAATTGGGCAGTCACTATAACTTTGGCTGGCAAGAGATCGATAAACCGCTTGAAAACGTGTTACCAGAAGAAAACCCAGTGCCTAGTGGTGCGCTTGAATCGCTTAAAGGAGGTCAATAA
- a CDS encoding ECF-type riboflavin transporter substrate-binding protein — protein MNLSAKTVVVIAIGAALYGIGGLPMFGIPVFANTTLKPAMAVLALFSVLFGPLVGFLVGFIGHWVTDLFAGWGVWLTWVLGSGIVGLIIGLFPSLTRNRLETGDFNMKDFALFVVLALLGNVFGYGCSAFLDTILYAEPFTKVFTQLSIIALGNTLLIAIVGFFILKSVAKRNKQSRNLTEA, from the coding sequence ATGAATCTTTCTGCTAAAACCGTAGTGGTTATTGCAATCGGTGCTGCACTTTACGGTATTGGTGGTTTGCCAATGTTTGGCATCCCTGTATTTGCAAACACGACGCTAAAACCAGCAATGGCGGTATTGGCACTGTTCTCTGTATTATTTGGTCCGCTTGTTGGTTTTCTTGTTGGCTTTATCGGCCACTGGGTAACAGACTTATTTGCAGGCTGGGGCGTATGGCTAACTTGGGTACTCGGTTCAGGTATAGTCGGTTTGATTATCGGTCTTTTCCCTTCTCTAACACGTAATCGCTTAGAGACAGGTGACTTCAATATGAAAGATTTCGCGTTGTTCGTGGTGCTTGCTCTATTGGGCAACGTATTTGGTTACGGTTGCTCAGCCTTCCTTGACACCATTTTGTACGCAGAACCGTTCACTAAGGTCTTCACTCAACTGTCGATCATCGCGTTGGGTAACACCCTTCTTATTGCTATTGTGGGCTTCTTCATTCTTAAATCTGTCGCAAAACGTAACAAGCAGAGCCGCAACTTAACAGAGGCTTAA
- a CDS encoding flagellar brake protein: MMAIARDNRTSLQNKNAPERQASTLNSTDAMAMVEHGSEVTLNVTTPVGTKFITTSTFMGCHSNNTALIEIPNISDEDLKFYFQEGFWINVKAYSHRGEGAVIPFRAQLQHRLGDPYPLLVLRLPNTMQVYQLRKEVRYEVNLRSRLQFEQYRAECEIRDLSKSGCRFVTSPMSRTLQVGDQITLDITMPGNGRMLAPLKGKICNLQKSVHYARYGVEFDDFGKANAKNLLSHLKFDGTKLKLKG, encoded by the coding sequence ATGATGGCGATCGCCAGAGATAATCGGACGTCTCTGCAAAACAAAAACGCTCCAGAACGTCAGGCAAGCACACTCAATAGCACCGATGCAATGGCAATGGTGGAACACGGCAGTGAAGTCACATTGAACGTGACGACACCTGTTGGCACCAAGTTTATAACCACCAGCACCTTCATGGGTTGTCATTCCAATAATACCGCGCTGATAGAAATCCCAAATATTTCAGATGAAGATTTGAAGTTCTATTTCCAAGAAGGTTTTTGGATCAACGTAAAAGCGTACTCACATCGTGGCGAAGGTGCTGTGATTCCTTTCCGAGCACAATTACAACATCGTTTAGGTGACCCATACCCGTTACTGGTCTTGCGCTTGCCTAACACCATGCAGGTTTATCAGCTTAGAAAAGAGGTGCGATACGAAGTGAATTTACGTTCTCGTCTTCAGTTTGAACAGTACCGTGCAGAATGTGAGATACGCGACCTATCAAAGAGTGGTTGCCGCTTCGTTACCTCCCCAATGAGCCGAACACTTCAAGTCGGTGATCAGATTACATTAGATATCACCATGCCAGGCAATGGACGTATGCTCGCACCATTGAAAGGGAAAATCTGTAATCTGCAAAAATCCGTTCATTACGCTCGTTACGGTGTGGAGTTTGATGATTTCGGAAAAGCAAACGCTAAGAACCTGTTGAGTCATCTCAAATTTGATGGCACTAAGCTAAAGCTGAAAGGCTAA